From one Dermacentor variabilis isolate Ectoservices chromosome 3, ASM5094787v1, whole genome shotgun sequence genomic stretch:
- the LOC142574429 gene encoding uncharacterized protein LOC142574429, whose amino-acid sequence MVTLVKPSRAIAATYEEIKTAVRKHLHSRPSELYARFLFYKRNQAAEESVADYVTALRKLAEDCGFGDEQLPLDIMMRDRFVCGLQNEAFQQRLLAEHDLTFNVAYDMAATAEATAKQQRDIRMQGRDEAKDFQGIIQATRTKQDATAEGSSCYHCNATFLASTDHQFTSN is encoded by the exons ATGGTGACTCTGGTGAAGCCATCAAGAGCGATAGCAGCAACCTACGAGGAAATTAAGACGGCGGTTCGCAAGCACCTGCATTCAAGGCCTTCAGAACTATACGCAAGGTTTTTGTTCTACAAGAGAAACCAGGCTGCCGAGGAATCGGTTGCGGACTACGTCACGGCGCTTCGGAAGCTAGCCGAAGACTGCGGTTTTGGCGACGAGCAGCTCCCGTTGGACATCATGATGCGAGATCGTTTCGTATGCGGCCTCCAAAACGAAGCATTTCAACAGCGACTTCTCGCAGAACACGACCTTACGTTCAACGTTGCGTACGACATGGCCGCGACCGCAGAAGCGACAGCCAAGCAACAGCGAGACATACGGATGCAAGGCCGAGACGAGGCGAAGGACTTCCAGGGCATCATACAAGCAACCCGCACGAAGCAAGACGCCACGGCAGAGGGATCTAGTTGCTACCATTGCAACG CGACCTTCCTGGCTTCAACGGACCACCAATTCACATCGAACTGA